In the Alteromonas sp. M12 genome, one interval contains:
- a CDS encoding type II secretion system F family protein codes for MAKTAEMYTWVGVDKKGNSRKGEISAISLSEAKNMLRRQGVSATKVKKLAKPLFGRKDKVSAQDICVLSRQIATMLGAGVTLIQTIDMIAQGHAKQSMRRMLTEIANEVKAGNPLSSALRKHPDQFEDLYCDLVETGEQSGALETIYDRIATYKEKAEALKSKIKKAMFYPIAVVVVAFIVTTILLIFVVPQFQEIFSSFGAELPAFTLFVLAISQFVQDFGIFIAAGTAIAAVLFMRAHKKSKNLQDKVDMLILKIPIIGEILKKASIARFTRTLATTFAAGVPLIGALDSAAGASGNAVFRDAILFIKREVAGGMQMNTAMRATGVFPDMVTQMIAIGEESGAVDDMLSKIATIYEAEVDDMVDGLTSLLEPMIMAVLGVVIGGLIIAMYLPIFQMGNVV; via the coding sequence ATGGCTAAAACAGCAGAAATGTATACCTGGGTTGGAGTCGATAAAAAAGGCAACAGTCGTAAAGGCGAGATCAGTGCTATTTCGTTGTCGGAAGCGAAAAACATGCTACGCCGCCAAGGTGTTTCTGCCACTAAAGTTAAGAAACTCGCCAAGCCACTATTTGGTAGAAAAGACAAAGTTTCCGCTCAAGATATTTGTGTGTTATCTCGACAAATCGCCACCATGCTTGGGGCGGGTGTTACATTAATTCAAACCATCGACATGATCGCCCAAGGTCATGCAAAACAAAGCATGCGCCGAATGCTTACCGAGATTGCCAATGAAGTCAAAGCCGGCAATCCGCTATCAAGTGCGCTGCGCAAACATCCTGATCAATTTGAAGACCTATATTGTGATTTGGTTGAAACCGGTGAACAATCCGGTGCCTTAGAAACAATCTATGATCGAATCGCGACTTATAAAGAAAAAGCCGAAGCGTTAAAATCGAAAATCAAAAAAGCCATGTTCTATCCAATTGCGGTAGTAGTAGTCGCCTTTATTGTAACCACTATCCTATTGATATTTGTAGTACCGCAGTTTCAAGAAATATTCAGTAGCTTTGGAGCTGAATTACCCGCCTTTACCTTATTTGTATTAGCTATTTCCCAATTTGTGCAAGATTTTGGCATTTTCATCGCGGCGGGCACAGCGATTGCTGCGGTTTTATTTATGCGGGCCCACAAAAAGTCAAAAAACTTACAAGATAAAGTGGATATGCTAATTCTCAAAATACCCATTATTGGTGAAATTTTAAAAAAAGCCTCAATCGCTCGATTTACCCGTACACTTGCAACCACCTTTGCTGCTGGTGTGCCTTTGATTGGCGCATTGGACTCAGCCGCTGGCGCTTCGGGCAATGCCGTTTTTCGGGATGCTATATTATTTATTAAGCGGGAAGTTGCTGGCGGTATGCAAATGAACACCGCGATGCGCGCAACAGGCGTGTTTCCAGACATGGTGACGCAAATGATTGCCATCGGTGAAGAGTCTGGTGCAGTGGATGATATGCTCAGTAAAATTGCAACTATTTACGAAGCCGAAGTAGATGACATGGTTGACGGCTTAACCAGTTTGTTAGAGCCGATGATTATGGCCGTTTTAGGGGTGGTCATTGGTGGTTTGATTATCGCTATGTATTTACCAATCTTCCAAATGGGTAACGTGGTTTAG
- a CDS encoding A24 family peptidase — protein sequence MPAMFELLADSPLFFVSFVFVVSLLVGSFLNVVIYRLPLMMERGWKQEYQQYFQPESAEQASSETFNLIKPDSTCPKCQHKIRAWENIPVISWLFLKGKCSQCKNPISFRYPAVELLTALASMAIAWHFGFGWQAAAAVLLTWCLIALIFIDIDKMLLPDQITLPVLWLGLVFSTTGLFVSPIDAIIGAAAGYLSLWSVYWLFKLLTGKEGMGYGDFKLLAALGAWVGWQYLPIIILLSSFVGAIIGISYLLIKGKDKGSHIPFGPYLAIAGWLTLIYGKDIANWYWSWAIA from the coding sequence ATGCCTGCGATGTTTGAGCTCTTAGCCGATTCACCCCTATTTTTTGTTAGTTTTGTCTTTGTCGTCAGTTTATTGGTAGGCAGTTTTTTAAATGTGGTTATTTACCGCTTGCCGTTAATGATGGAAAGAGGTTGGAAACAAGAGTATCAACAATATTTCCAGCCAGAATCGGCAGAACAAGCCTCTTCAGAGACGTTCAATTTAATTAAACCTGACTCAACTTGCCCTAAGTGCCAACATAAAATAAGAGCTTGGGAGAATATTCCAGTGATTAGCTGGCTTTTTCTTAAGGGAAAATGCAGTCAGTGCAAAAATCCAATTTCATTTCGCTACCCTGCCGTTGAGTTGCTGACTGCTTTAGCCAGCATGGCGATAGCCTGGCATTTTGGTTTCGGATGGCAAGCCGCCGCCGCAGTGTTACTGACTTGGTGCCTGATTGCGTTAATTTTTATTGATATCGATAAAATGTTGTTACCGGATCAAATTACCCTGCCAGTTTTATGGTTAGGTCTAGTATTCAGTACCACGGGCTTATTTGTAAGTCCTATCGACGCCATAATTGGAGCGGCAGCAGGTTACCTAAGTCTGTGGAGTGTTTACTGGCTGTTTAAGTTACTCACAGGCAAAGAAGGAATGGGTTACGGTGATTTTAAATTGCTCGCAGCCTTAGGTGCTTGGGTCGGTTGGCAATACCTTCCGATCATCATATTACTTTCATCTTTTGTTGGTGCAATTATAGGAATTAGCTATTTATTGATCAAAGGAAAAGATAAAGGCAGCCATATTCCTTTTGGTCCGTACTTGGCGATTGCCGGTTGGCTGACGTTAATTTATGGCAAAGATATAGCTAACTGGTATTGGAGTTGGGCAATAGCATGA
- the coaE gene encoding dephospho-CoA kinase (Dephospho-CoA kinase (CoaE) performs the final step in coenzyme A biosynthesis.) codes for MSDYVVGLTGGIGSGKTAVSDLFADLGIDVIDADVLARQVVELGSPALHLIAQKFGKDSLLSDGNLNRQYIREIVFSDPLLKTWLDNLLHPLIRQNMQRQLKQAKSPYCILAVPLLIENNMMAMVNRVLVVDVSEDIQLQRAANRDQQSQQQIKNIMANQVSRKVRLKHADDVIDNNGPVDNLTNQVSQLHKQYLLQANNQLALI; via the coding sequence ATGAGTGATTACGTAGTTGGATTGACTGGCGGAATTGGCAGTGGCAAAACCGCCGTTTCAGATTTATTTGCTGATTTAGGCATCGATGTAATAGACGCTGACGTGTTGGCCCGTCAAGTGGTTGAACTAGGTAGTCCGGCTTTGCATTTGATTGCGCAAAAATTTGGGAAAGATTCGCTTTTAAGTGACGGAAATCTGAACCGCCAATATATTCGAGAGATAGTATTTTCTGATCCCTTATTGAAAACTTGGTTAGATAACCTACTGCATCCATTAATTCGCCAAAATATGCAACGTCAATTAAAACAGGCTAAGTCTCCATATTGTATCCTTGCCGTTCCCTTGTTGATCGAAAATAACATGATGGCAATGGTCAATCGGGTTTTGGTGGTCGATGTTAGTGAAGACATTCAGCTGCAACGGGCAGCAAACCGAGACCAACAGTCTCAACAGCAAATTAAAAACATAATGGCTAACCAAGTCTCTCGTAAGGTGCGGTTAAAGCATGCCGACGATGTAATCGATAATAATGGCCCAGTTGATAATTTAACAAACCAAGTAAGCCAATTGCACAAGCAATATTTATTGCAAGCGAACAATCAACTGGCCTTGATTTAA
- the zapD gene encoding cell division protein ZapD yields the protein MSLAVYEFPLNEKVRTYLRLEQLFIQLKQSAQAQEDWQFMSFFEALFTLLDLLERLDIRSDILKDIEVHEKNLVFWSQHPKIDSEALQAALQKILRLRDQLKHSKKVGASLKEDKFLSSIRQRFSIPGGTCSFDLPNLHYWIKQPLDLIRSDINNWLSEFDLINEAIDITLAFLRERGRFTAITAENGFYQGIADDKSELIRIQSLTDEGYYPMLSGNKYRYAIRFMLFTANENGSTQVNESVQFNIASC from the coding sequence ATGTCATTAGCTGTTTATGAGTTTCCATTAAACGAAAAAGTCAGGACCTATTTGCGTCTTGAACAGTTGTTTATACAACTCAAACAAAGCGCACAAGCCCAAGAAGATTGGCAGTTTATGAGTTTTTTTGAGGCCCTATTCACTTTACTTGATCTTTTAGAACGACTGGATATTCGTAGTGACATTCTAAAAGACATCGAAGTTCACGAAAAAAACTTAGTATTTTGGTCGCAACATCCAAAGATTGATTCAGAAGCATTGCAAGCTGCGTTACAAAAAATACTTCGCCTTCGAGACCAACTCAAACACTCGAAAAAAGTCGGAGCGAGTTTAAAAGAAGACAAATTTTTAAGCTCGATAAGACAACGTTTTTCCATTCCAGGTGGTACCTGCAGCTTCGATTTACCCAATTTACACTATTGGATCAAACAACCGTTGGATTTAATTCGTAGCGATATTAATAATTGGTTATCGGAATTCGATTTGATCAACGAAGCTATCGATATTACTTTAGCCTTTTTGCGAGAAAGAGGCCGATTTACCGCTATTACCGCAGAAAATGGTTTTTACCAAGGCATCGCTGATGACAAAAGTGAATTAATACGCATTCAGAGTCTTACCGATGAGGGCTACTACCCAATGTTGAGTGGTAACAAATACCGCTATGCAATCCGATTTATGTTATTTACAGCCAATGAAAATGGCAGTACTCAAGTCAATGAGTCAGTTCAGTTTAATATTGCCAGTTGTTAG
- the yacG gene encoding DNA gyrase inhibitor YacG produces the protein MEVSCPTCAKKVEWNEKSLFRPFCCKRCQLIDLGEWSNEEKVIATENPNSNDANTSLPDIEDIEAMLAQQNQDFFKE, from the coding sequence ATGGAAGTATCCTGCCCCACTTGTGCAAAAAAAGTAGAATGGAATGAAAAAAGTCTGTTCCGACCATTTTGTTGTAAGCGCTGCCAACTGATTGATTTGGGCGAGTGGTCGAATGAAGAAAAAGTTATTGCGACTGAAAACCCAAATAGTAATGATGCAAATACCTCACTTCCTGATATTGAAGACATAGAGGCGATGTTGGCTCAGCAGAATCAAGACTTTTTTAAAGAATAG
- the recJ gene encoding single-stranded-DNA-specific exonuclease RecJ — protein MSAKIVRRETVSDSHLSHISQPIIRQIFASRGIEDASQLDKRAKALLHYQHLSGMDAAVQVLSEALEKQLKIIIVGDFDADGATSTALTMLCLAKMGASGHSYLVPNRFDFGYGLSPEIVQVAHQQGAQLIITVDNGIACFDGVDKAKELGIKVLVTDHHLAADRLPQADAIVNPNQPGCEFLSKNLAGVGVAFYLMLALRNHLKQTQWFDKKAIPEPNLAEFLDIVALGTVADVVPLDSNNRVLVYQGLQRIRSGKCRPGIKALVEVAGKSPERMVSSDLGFVLGPRLNAAGRLDDMSLGIECLLAADHSKARQMAVELDSLNRERREIQQSMQDQALASLETLAIDGDQTKNGIIVYQADFHQGVIGIVAGKIKEKYNRPTIAFAHQDDHTLKGSARSIAGLHIRDLLEEINSRYPDVIVKFGGHAMAAGLTIHADKFAAFKRIFEQVSHELLKDRDLSGQILSDGELSHQEFSLEFAQQLKDSGPWGQGFPEPIFDGIFTPVDQKLLGGKHLKLMLKAESGVLVDAIAFNIDPQLWPNPSCKQIHIAYKLDINEFRGRVSLQLMVEALEPIL, from the coding sequence ATGTCTGCCAAAATTGTCCGTCGCGAAACCGTATCTGACTCCCACTTATCACATATTTCCCAGCCTATTATTCGACAAATTTTTGCTAGTCGCGGAATAGAAGATGCGAGTCAGTTAGATAAACGTGCTAAAGCGTTATTACATTATCAACACCTTTCAGGAATGGATGCTGCGGTTCAGGTGCTGAGTGAAGCGCTTGAAAAACAGTTAAAAATTATCATCGTTGGAGATTTCGATGCCGATGGAGCCACCAGTACCGCGTTGACAATGTTGTGCTTGGCTAAAATGGGTGCCAGTGGACATTCTTACCTAGTACCTAATCGATTTGATTTTGGTTACGGTCTAAGTCCAGAAATAGTACAAGTGGCTCATCAACAAGGTGCGCAACTGATTATCACTGTCGATAATGGCATAGCCTGTTTTGATGGTGTAGATAAGGCCAAAGAACTGGGGATAAAAGTGCTGGTCACCGACCACCATTTAGCTGCAGACCGTTTACCTCAAGCTGACGCGATCGTGAATCCTAATCAACCTGGTTGTGAGTTTTTATCGAAAAACTTGGCGGGAGTAGGGGTGGCATTTTATTTGATGTTAGCCCTGAGAAATCACCTTAAACAAACCCAGTGGTTTGACAAAAAAGCCATTCCGGAACCCAATCTAGCTGAGTTTTTAGATATTGTCGCTTTGGGAACAGTTGCTGATGTGGTGCCGTTAGACAGTAATAATCGTGTGTTGGTTTATCAAGGACTGCAACGAATTCGTAGTGGTAAATGTCGACCCGGTATCAAAGCTTTAGTGGAAGTTGCTGGTAAAAGTCCCGAAAGAATGGTGTCCAGTGATTTGGGATTTGTACTCGGTCCACGACTCAATGCGGCGGGTAGGCTAGATGATATGTCTTTGGGAATAGAATGTCTGTTAGCTGCAGACCATAGCAAAGCCCGTCAAATGGCCGTGGAGCTCGACTCATTAAATCGAGAGCGCAGAGAAATTCAGCAGTCCATGCAAGACCAAGCGTTAGCCAGTTTAGAAACGTTAGCGATTGATGGCGATCAAACTAAAAATGGGATTATTGTTTATCAAGCTGACTTCCATCAGGGGGTTATTGGTATTGTTGCAGGTAAAATCAAAGAAAAATACAATCGTCCAACTATCGCCTTCGCCCATCAAGACGATCACACTCTCAAAGGGTCAGCAAGATCAATCGCTGGTCTGCATATTCGCGATTTATTAGAAGAGATCAACAGTCGCTATCCCGATGTGATAGTCAAATTTGGTGGTCATGCTATGGCCGCAGGCTTAACCATTCATGCTGACAAGTTTGCTGCATTTAAGCGTATTTTTGAGCAAGTTAGCCACGAACTTTTAAAAGATCGTGATTTAAGTGGGCAGATATTAAGTGATGGTGAGCTCTCTCATCAAGAATTCTCACTTGAATTTGCGCAACAACTTAAAGATTCAGGTCCATGGGGGCAGGGCTTTCCTGAGCCTATTTTTGATGGCATTTTTACGCCAGTAGATCAAAAGTTATTGGGCGGTAAACACCTCAAACTAATGTTGAAGGCAGAATCGGGCGTATTAGTGGATGCAATTGCGTTTAATATTGATCCGCAGCTTTGGCCCAACCCTAGTTGCAAGCAAATTCACATTGCTTACAAGTTGGATATCAATGAGTTTAGAGGACGAGTTAGTTTGCAACTGATGGTAGAAGCATTAGAGCCTATTCTTTAA
- a CDS encoding thioredoxin fold domain-containing protein produces MVKDQADTTPKVGSKLKADVGSPDYAKTKQKLESVLGLKVLAIGDSPVPNLAQVSTNQGLFYASENGKYLVSGRIFNVDAGMRNETDVKLAELRIEGISDFSDEDVIEFKAKDEKYVINVFTDITCGYCRKLHREIDDYNDKGITVRYLAFPRGGLNTQTYYDMVAVWCADDKQGALTAAKTGADVDGSTCSNKVADEYAFGTRIGVNGTPNIILPDGSLVGGYMPADALLEKLSQI; encoded by the coding sequence ATGGTCAAAGATCAGGCTGACACTACTCCCAAAGTAGGGTCAAAACTAAAAGCAGATGTGGGTAGTCCAGACTACGCCAAGACTAAACAGAAATTAGAAAGTGTTTTGGGCCTTAAAGTGTTGGCTATTGGTGATTCGCCAGTGCCTAACTTAGCTCAGGTGTCGACCAATCAAGGTCTATTTTATGCCAGTGAAAACGGTAAATACCTAGTAAGTGGTCGAATTTTCAATGTCGATGCCGGAATGCGTAACGAAACTGATGTAAAATTAGCTGAATTGCGTATAGAAGGTATTTCTGATTTTTCTGATGAAGACGTCATTGAATTCAAGGCAAAAGATGAAAAGTATGTGATTAACGTCTTCACTGATATTACTTGCGGTTATTGCCGTAAACTGCATCGTGAAATTGACGATTACAATGACAAAGGGATTACCGTTCGTTATTTAGCATTTCCTCGAGGTGGTCTTAATACCCAAACTTATTACGATATGGTTGCAGTATGGTGTGCTGATGATAAACAAGGTGCACTAACCGCGGCAAAAACAGGGGCTGATGTTGATGGCAGCACTTGTAGTAACAAAGTTGCTGATGAATATGCATTTGGAACTCGTATCGGCGTCAATGGTACCCCAAATATCATCTTACCCGATGGTTCATTGGTTGGTGGCTACATGCCTGCAGATGCGTTACTAGAGAAATTATCGCAAATATAA
- a CDS encoding SEL1-like repeat protein, with protein sequence MLSTQDPFEVSEAAQLYRYNVKNLGAQEATNAWLDGFLNQPNNGPLFDLLLDNLNDEYFSYWRNAINRYNTTFGLITPLVNQKLTYLLQRLGERYPRAKLDYAHILLKGGWNNQQDSDAGLAIIAQLAEQGYASAQLDYGILYTFSHFGLAKDRDKAFYWYQQAADQGDPNALYNVALAYRFARGVSRDLSQAIEYFQKSMDAGFHLAGCRLGDLYADEVEIRNYDLATQFYKQVIDDPESNANEVASCAYGLAFIEIDHYQDIAQGINRFKQAASLGDKDAMFELGIIYREGELVEKSISQSIEYYVQAVNHGSFRAAANLGYMYEHGESVAVDYEKAASFYQFSANGGNSTGQNNYATSLRYGNGVEKDLKAAVEWYQKSVSQRNGYAAENLADIYYFGELGESDYKQACDYYEKAVEFGVEHVLYDVGYCYFYGEGREQNIDKGLKLFEQSAAKNNQNALVELGYIYASGEVVAADPQKSESYYIIAYAMQNPDALSD encoded by the coding sequence ATGTTGTCAACCCAAGACCCTTTTGAGGTGAGCGAAGCGGCACAGCTATATCGATATAATGTCAAAAATTTAGGGGCCCAAGAGGCAACTAATGCTTGGTTAGACGGCTTTTTAAATCAACCTAATAACGGTCCATTATTCGATTTATTATTAGATAATTTGAATGATGAGTATTTTAGCTATTGGCGAAATGCTATCAATCGTTATAACACCACCTTTGGTTTGATAACCCCATTAGTTAATCAAAAGCTAACGTATTTGCTTCAGCGTTTAGGTGAAAGATATCCTCGAGCAAAATTAGATTATGCACATATTTTATTGAAAGGTGGTTGGAATAATCAGCAAGATAGCGACGCTGGATTAGCCATTATCGCGCAACTGGCCGAGCAAGGTTATGCCAGTGCACAATTAGATTATGGGATTTTATATACGTTTTCTCACTTTGGTTTGGCTAAAGATCGAGATAAAGCTTTTTATTGGTATCAACAAGCAGCAGACCAAGGTGATCCCAACGCACTCTATAATGTGGCTCTTGCATATCGCTTTGCACGAGGGGTTAGCAGAGACTTGTCACAAGCAATTGAATACTTTCAAAAATCGATGGACGCGGGGTTTCACTTGGCCGGTTGCCGCTTAGGTGATCTGTATGCCGATGAGGTGGAAATCCGCAATTATGATTTAGCTACCCAATTTTATAAGCAAGTCATTGATGATCCTGAAAGTAATGCTAACGAAGTGGCCAGTTGTGCCTATGGTTTGGCATTTATTGAGATTGATCATTACCAGGATATAGCGCAAGGAATTAATCGCTTTAAACAAGCGGCGAGTTTAGGTGACAAAGACGCGATGTTTGAATTGGGTATTATTTATCGTGAAGGTGAGCTTGTTGAAAAAAGCATATCTCAATCGATTGAGTATTATGTACAAGCTGTCAATCACGGAAGTTTTCGAGCCGCTGCGAATTTAGGTTATATGTATGAGCATGGCGAAAGTGTGGCGGTGGATTATGAAAAAGCGGCGAGTTTTTACCAATTTTCAGCCAACGGAGGCAATTCTACCGGACAGAACAATTACGCCACGTCGTTGCGATACGGAAATGGTGTAGAGAAAGACCTTAAGGCCGCCGTCGAGTGGTATCAAAAGTCCGTCAGTCAACGAAATGGTTATGCCGCGGAGAACTTAGCGGATATTTACTATTTTGGGGAGTTAGGGGAGTCCGATTACAAACAAGCCTGTGATTATTATGAAAAAGCCGTTGAGTTTGGTGTTGAGCATGTTTTGTATGATGTTGGATATTGTTATTTTTATGGCGAAGGCCGTGAACAAAATATTGATAAAGGCCTAAAATTATTTGAACAAAGCGCTGCAAAAAATAATCAGAATGCCCTTGTTGAACTCGGTTATATATACGCCAGTGGCGAGGTGGTTGCTGCAGATCCACAAAAATCAGAATCCTATTACATTATTGCCTATGCGATGCAAAATCCCGATGCGCTTTCGGATTAG
- the djlA gene encoding co-chaperone DjlA, which yields MPIWGKVLGTVFGFMFRGPIGAVIGFIIGHFFDKGYSRDFNQMGGFSRFFTSQDELKSQAIFFHALFSLMGHIAKADGQVTDSEIRMATALMDQMNLQGDTRKEAQQAFREGKANDFPVDEVLREFKASCHGRRDVLQVFLEILIQAAFVDGKLDKKEQHLLEKAARHLGFKEHEFLYLLSMYEAEIRFRSGQGRGNGNRGRSHSQQPHYSQQQSLQDAYKILGVKESDDGKTIKKAYRKLMTEYHPDKLVSKGLPKQAIEIAKNKAQDIQSAYDLVKQVKGFK from the coding sequence ATGCCGATTTGGGGAAAAGTATTAGGAACTGTGTTTGGGTTTATGTTCCGTGGCCCAATTGGAGCTGTGATTGGATTTATAATAGGTCACTTTTTTGATAAGGGGTACAGTCGCGATTTTAATCAAATGGGAGGGTTCAGCCGCTTTTTTACCAGTCAAGATGAGCTGAAGTCCCAAGCCATATTTTTTCATGCTTTGTTTTCCCTGATGGGACACATAGCCAAAGCAGACGGTCAGGTAACTGATTCGGAAATACGCATGGCAACCGCTTTGATGGACCAAATGAATCTGCAGGGCGATACTCGTAAAGAAGCGCAGCAAGCTTTTCGTGAAGGTAAAGCAAATGATTTCCCTGTGGATGAAGTGTTGCGCGAATTTAAAGCTTCTTGCCATGGCAGACGCGATGTATTGCAGGTGTTTTTAGAAATTCTTATCCAAGCCGCTTTTGTTGATGGAAAATTAGATAAAAAAGAGCAGCATTTGTTGGAAAAGGCCGCTCGTCATTTGGGATTCAAAGAGCATGAATTTCTGTATTTACTTTCCATGTACGAAGCGGAAATTCGCTTTCGTAGCGGTCAAGGACGCGGCAACGGCAACCGCGGGCGCTCACACTCGCAACAACCTCACTATTCACAACAGCAATCGCTTCAAGATGCGTATAAGATTTTAGGGGTGAAAGAAAGTGATGATGGCAAGACTATCAAAAAGGCTTATCGTAAACTTATGACCGAATACCATCCGGATAAATTAGTTTCCAAAGGTTTACCGAAACAAGCTATTGAGATCGCAAAAAATAAGGCCCAAGATATTCAATCAGCATATGATTTGGTTAAACAAGTCAAAGGGTTCAAATGA
- the murU gene encoding N-acetylmuramate alpha-1-phosphate uridylyltransferase MurU: MILAAGRGERMRPLTDTTPKPLLTVKGKALIELHLEKLALAGFQHVVINHAWLGEQIVAFLGNGERYNLQIHYSAETSALETAGGIINALPLLKSCLQQQRYFTVINADIYSDFEFSCLPNELDGSKGHLVLVNNPPHNLKGDFNLIDHKVVRQPQNQFTFSGIAVYDVGLFANLDGRKSPLAPLLFDLAEKGQLTGQHHTGIWFDIGTPQRLEQINKMEG, encoded by the coding sequence ATGATTTTGGCTGCCGGGCGGGGAGAGCGAATGCGCCCCCTCACGGATACCACACCTAAACCACTGTTAACTGTAAAAGGTAAAGCATTAATTGAATTGCATTTGGAAAAGTTGGCCTTAGCTGGTTTTCAACATGTGGTGATAAATCATGCTTGGCTTGGAGAGCAAATAGTCGCATTTTTGGGGAATGGTGAGCGTTACAACCTGCAGATTCATTATTCAGCAGAAACCAGCGCACTAGAAACCGCTGGTGGAATTATCAATGCCTTGCCACTGCTGAAGTCGTGCTTACAACAGCAACGTTACTTTACCGTTATAAATGCTGATATTTATTCAGATTTTGAGTTTAGTTGCCTACCTAATGAGTTAGATGGCAGCAAAGGGCATTTGGTTTTAGTTAATAACCCCCCACATAATCTAAAGGGCGACTTTAATTTAATTGACCACAAAGTCGTGCGTCAGCCACAAAATCAATTCACCTTCAGTGGAATAGCTGTTTATGATGTCGGTTTGTTCGCTAATCTTGATGGGCGAAAATCACCATTGGCACCACTACTTTTTGATTTAGCAGAAAAAGGTCAACTTACTGGTCAGCACCATACAGGCATTTGGTTTGATATAGGTACTCCGCAACGTTTAGAACAAATTAATAAGATGGAAGGTTAA
- a CDS encoding phosphotransferase has protein sequence MTQIVQTKKALLQWINSSTEFRCQKIEMIFGDASFRRYFRFWDELSHTSIIAVDAPPEYEDSSKFVNLANAYFQHHVIVPKVLAHNPELGFYCLQDFGDKQFSQALNPDTMQVLYTNALNQIPAIQSCVVANGQSLPFYDDELLRKEKYIFTHWLIEVHLNIKLTKSQMDSVDKSYEFLHQAFKSQPQAGVHRDFHSRNLMLLANGDIGVIDFQDAVIGPITYDAVSLLRDCYQKWPPDQVELLLRHFHQQFYSQYQWQDFTYWFDLTGIQRHLKASGIFCRLFHRDGKDGYLSHIPRTLDYILEVGANYPALADLVGLIENTIKPKLLELTK, from the coding sequence GTGACACAAATAGTGCAAACCAAGAAGGCATTGTTACAATGGATAAATTCTTCCACAGAGTTTAGATGTCAGAAAATAGAAATGATTTTTGGCGATGCAAGTTTTCGTCGCTATTTTCGCTTTTGGGATGAATTGAGTCATACCTCAATCATTGCCGTAGATGCACCGCCAGAATACGAAGACAGTTCAAAATTTGTTAATCTTGCCAATGCCTATTTTCAACATCATGTCATAGTACCAAAAGTGTTAGCGCATAATCCTGAACTTGGTTTTTATTGCTTACAAGATTTTGGTGATAAGCAATTCAGTCAAGCATTAAATCCGGATACCATGCAGGTGTTATACACCAATGCCCTTAATCAAATTCCTGCAATTCAGTCTTGTGTCGTTGCAAATGGACAATCTTTACCATTTTATGACGACGAATTGTTGCGGAAAGAAAAATACATCTTTACCCATTGGCTAATTGAGGTGCATTTAAACATCAAGCTAACAAAAAGCCAAATGGATAGCGTCGATAAATCCTATGAATTTTTGCATCAAGCATTCAAATCTCAACCACAAGCAGGCGTACACAGAGATTTTCATAGTAGAAACTTGATGTTATTAGCCAACGGCGATATTGGTGTCATTGATTTTCAAGATGCGGTAATCGGCCCAATTACTTATGATGCAGTTTCGTTATTGAGAGATTGTTATCAAAAATGGCCACCAGATCAGGTTGAATTGTTACTGCGCCACTTTCACCAACAATTTTATTCTCAATATCAATGGCAAGATTTTACCTATTGGTTTGATCTCACTGGAATTCAGCGACACCTCAAGGCTAGCGGGATATTCTGTCGGCTTTTTCATCGTGATGGCAAAGATGGCTATCTGTCACACATTCCACGAACCTTAGATTATATTCTTGAAGTGGGGGCAAATTATCCAGCATTAGCAGACTTGGTTGGATTAATAGAAAACACCATTAAACCCAAATTATTGGAGTTGACTAAGTGA